One window of Geotoga petraea genomic DNA carries:
- the flhF gene encoding flagellar biosynthesis protein FlhF yields the protein MKVKKYMVKNISEAMDQIRNDFGDDAYILDTKKVKKGGFFGFGGEKYVEVTVLSEKEKNKKDNDNYTSQSNSIYSMNDMVNRNKRLNDRINSNKNGNSDQNTGEKLDIKENEDMQSLLELINSQREVSKSIDEEAKSFYNNQKNNYQSIKYDQEKQKKEITKKSPSGYSNQSLERKKIDEKKDNSNENLDEIKNLINKLNNKINSGNEFVSELKDNLKESGLSKDIVNEIMEEVDSENITENWKSDVTLLNKIKNILMKDIQINKEENLQGKIMLVGPTGIGKTTTLAKIAAIIKRKNKKVAIVTIDTYRIAAADQLKIYADIMGIPAYVCYTPKDLQLTIESLREMDTILIDTAGRSHKNDLQLGELKAFMDTVNPDKKILVCSSNVNTNDLIDIYEKFSISNPNSLIFTKLDETSSFGQIISLSKYTNLPVDYITTGQKVPDDIEKPDYDKLVSEVIKGVVK from the coding sequence ATGAAAGTAAAAAAGTATATGGTTAAAAATATATCTGAAGCAATGGACCAAATAAGAAATGATTTTGGTGACGATGCATATATTTTGGATACTAAAAAAGTGAAAAAAGGTGGTTTTTTTGGCTTTGGTGGAGAAAAATATGTTGAGGTAACCGTACTTAGCGAGAAAGAAAAAAATAAAAAAGACAATGATAATTATACCTCCCAATCGAATTCAATATATTCAATGAACGATATGGTTAATAGAAATAAAAGGTTGAATGATAGAATAAATTCAAATAAAAATGGTAATAGTGATCAAAATACTGGAGAGAAATTAGACATAAAAGAGAATGAAGATATGCAGTCTTTGCTAGAACTTATAAATTCACAAAGAGAAGTTTCTAAAAGTATAGATGAAGAAGCAAAAAGCTTTTACAATAATCAAAAAAACAATTATCAGAGTATAAAATATGATCAAGAAAAACAAAAAAAAGAGATAACAAAAAAGAGCCCGTCAGGCTATTCTAATCAAAGCTTAGAAAGGAAAAAAATAGATGAGAAAAAAGATAACTCTAATGAGAATTTAGATGAAATAAAAAACCTTATAAACAAGTTGAACAACAAAATAAACTCTGGAAATGAGTTTGTTTCAGAGTTAAAAGATAATTTAAAAGAGTCTGGTCTTAGTAAAGATATAGTAAATGAAATAATGGAAGAAGTAGATTCTGAAAATATTACAGAAAATTGGAAAAGTGATGTAACACTTTTAAATAAAATAAAGAACATTCTAATGAAAGATATCCAAATAAATAAAGAAGAAAATTTACAAGGTAAGATAATGTTAGTTGGACCAACAGGTATTGGAAAAACGACAACACTTGCAAAAATTGCAGCAATAATAAAAAGAAAGAATAAGAAAGTTGCAATTGTAACTATTGATACATATAGGATAGCAGCAGCAGACCAACTGAAGATTTATGCAGATATAATGGGTATACCTGCTTATGTTTGTTATACTCCAAAAGATTTACAGCTAACTATAGAATCTTTGCGAGAAATGGACACAATTTTAATAGATACTGCAGGAAGAAGTCATAAAAATGATCTTCAATTAGGAGAGTTGAAAGCTTTCATGGATACTGTTAATCCTGATAAAAAAATATTGGTTTGCTCTTCTAATGTAAATACTAATGATTTAATAGATATATATGAAAAGTTTAGTATTTCTAATCCAAATTCTTTGATATTTACAAAATTGGATGAAACCTCTTCATTTGGACAAATAATTTCTTTGTCTAAATATACTAATTTACCAGTTGATTATATAACTACAGGACAAAAGGTCCCTGATGATATTGAAAAGCCGGATTATGATAAATTAGTCTCAGAGGTTATCAAGGGGGTCGTGAAATGA
- the flhA gene encoding flagellar biosynthesis protein FlhA: protein MNFKGLDVLIALLIVGMVLLMVLPIPSFLLDLLQLFNIALSIIILLSSLYVKRALDISSFPSLLLITTLLRLSLNVSSTRLILLQGEDFDGQVIRAFGDFVVGGNFIVGIVIFLILVIIQFLVITKGAERISEVTARFTLDAMPGKQMSIDADLSSGLISEEDAKTKREEIRREADFYGAMDGASKFVRGDAIAGLIITVINVVGGLLIGSITHGMSIGDAAQLYTLLTVGDGLVAQIPALLISTASGMVVSRAASKENFGNDVVRELTSDKKVMNITGGVLITIGLVSPLPILPSLILGGGLITIAYVENRNMKQEVALQGAGGGNVDSFASSDKGESAEEQKRSSSPPLTSPNEVSEVIQNDTIEVDIGYGLIPLADPQQGGDLLDRITIVRKQIAYEMGIVIAPVRIRDSVLLSSNEYMIKLKGVEIGRFELIPDRLFAINSGMASTELSGIESEEPAFGLKAYWIDENQKEEAISSGYTVVDAPSVFATHLSELIKKYAHEIIGIRELEIIIEGLRVKNATLVDTLVPNMLKMHEIKNVIKALLYENISIRNMPVIFENLIETADKHGYDLEKLVENVRIGLGRQICEGLKSSDNQVHVVALDSSVEKKILESITEGEEGRLVALEPEYSNLMIEKISKSLENIMMKGYNPILICSKSIRFPLANLILRFVQNINIIAYEEVPSDLSLNVDEVITI, encoded by the coding sequence ATGAATTTTAAAGGATTAGATGTATTAATTGCATTGCTAATTGTAGGAATGGTTCTTTTAATGGTTTTGCCGATACCATCTTTCTTACTTGATTTATTGCAATTGTTTAATATTGCATTATCTATTATAATTTTATTATCCTCTCTTTATGTAAAGAGAGCGCTTGATATATCTTCTTTTCCATCCTTACTTTTGATAACTACTTTACTTAGGCTATCATTAAACGTATCATCTACAAGGTTAATTTTACTCCAAGGTGAAGATTTTGACGGACAAGTTATTAGAGCTTTTGGTGATTTTGTCGTTGGAGGTAACTTCATAGTAGGTATAGTAATATTTTTGATTTTAGTTATAATCCAATTTTTGGTTATAACCAAAGGTGCAGAGAGAATTTCTGAAGTTACTGCCAGGTTTACGCTGGACGCTATGCCTGGAAAACAAATGAGCATAGATGCTGATTTGTCTTCTGGTTTAATTTCAGAAGAAGATGCCAAAACCAAAAGAGAAGAAATAAGAAGAGAAGCAGATTTTTATGGTGCAATGGATGGTGCCAGTAAGTTTGTTAGAGGAGACGCCATTGCAGGGCTTATTATAACTGTTATAAACGTTGTTGGTGGCCTTTTGATAGGTTCTATAACACATGGAATGTCTATTGGAGATGCTGCCCAATTATACACACTTTTAACAGTTGGTGATGGTTTAGTTGCTCAAATTCCTGCATTACTTATTTCTACAGCATCTGGTATGGTTGTGTCTCGTGCAGCTTCCAAAGAAAACTTTGGTAACGACGTTGTCAGAGAATTGACAAGTGATAAAAAAGTTATGAATATAACAGGCGGAGTTTTAATAACTATCGGGTTAGTATCCCCACTTCCTATTTTACCTTCATTAATTCTTGGAGGTGGCTTAATAACTATTGCATACGTAGAGAATAGGAATATGAAACAAGAAGTAGCTTTGCAGGGAGCTGGAGGAGGAAATGTTGACTCGTTTGCATCTTCAGATAAAGGTGAATCAGCTGAAGAGCAAAAAAGGTCATCTTCTCCACCTTTAACATCTCCTAATGAAGTATCAGAAGTTATTCAAAACGATACTATAGAGGTTGATATTGGTTATGGTTTGATACCATTAGCAGATCCTCAGCAAGGTGGGGATTTACTGGACAGAATAACCATAGTTAGAAAGCAAATTGCTTATGAAATGGGTATAGTAATAGCTCCAGTAAGAATAAGAGACAGCGTTTTATTGAGTTCCAATGAGTATATGATAAAACTGAAGGGTGTTGAAATAGGAAGGTTTGAATTGATCCCAGATAGGCTATTTGCAATAAATTCTGGTATGGCCTCTACAGAATTATCTGGTATAGAATCAGAAGAGCCAGCCTTTGGATTAAAAGCTTATTGGATAGATGAAAATCAAAAAGAAGAGGCTATAAGTTCTGGATATACTGTGGTTGATGCTCCAAGTGTTTTTGCAACTCATCTTTCAGAATTAATCAAAAAATATGCGCATGAAATAATAGGAATAAGAGAATTGGAAATTATAATAGAAGGTCTAAGAGTTAAAAATGCAACTTTAGTTGATACACTTGTTCCAAATATGTTGAAAATGCATGAAATTAAAAATGTAATTAAAGCACTTCTTTATGAAAATATTTCTATAAGAAATATGCCAGTTATTTTTGAAAACTTAATAGAAACTGCGGATAAACATGGATACGATTTGGAAAAATTAGTTGAAAATGTAAGAATTGGATTAGGGAGACAAATTTGTGAGGGATTAAAATCTTCAGATAATCAGGTACATGTAGTTGCTCTTGACTCTTCTGTTGAGAAGAAAATATTAGAATCAATTACTGAAGGTGAAGAAGGACGTTTAGTTGCATTGGAACCAGAATATAGTAATCTAATGATAGAAAAAATTTCTAAATCTTTAGAGAATATAATGATGAAAGGATATAATCCAATATTAATTTGTTCAAAAAGTATAAGATTTCCACTTGCAAACTTAATCTTAAGATTTGTTCAAAATATAAATATAATAGCATATGAAGAAGTTCCTTCTGATTTATCTTTGAATGTTGATGAAGTTATTACCATTTAG
- the flhB gene encoding flagellar biosynthesis protein FlhB — protein MGRRNITDIFRDVLLGEKVDDSSFSIDLQLFADPDKTEDPTQRRIDKAREEGNVAQSKEFNMAISFLGVTALLYFIGSTLVDDVVKVFYDYFDLNTEIIDQNLITYGMTKHLGLYLKVAILFIGGALISLMLGLIQTRFLLAPKAIKFDISKINPIKGFKNLFSMKKVVELLKSLAKLAVVGILSYQIIVGNMEAVTGLVDEDISASITFTVSLIMQIMFQLGIALLIISLIDFWYQRYEYKKNLRMTKKEVKDEYKDMEGNPEVKKKQKEFMQKIVFSRMIQEVPTADVVVTNPTHYSVAIKYESGAMPAPKVVAKGMDEIAFKIKEVARENSVPIVENPVLARTLYRDVDIDEEITEELYKPVAEVLAYVYNLNKS, from the coding sequence ATGGGAAGAAGAAATATCACAGATATTTTTAGAGATGTATTATTGGGTGAAAAAGTCGATGATTCTTCTTTCTCAATAGATTTACAGCTCTTCGCTGATCCGGATAAAACTGAAGATCCAACTCAGAGAAGAATTGATAAAGCAAGAGAAGAAGGCAATGTAGCACAATCAAAAGAATTTAATATGGCTATTAGTTTTTTAGGTGTAACCGCTTTACTATATTTTATAGGTAGTACACTTGTCGATGATGTAGTCAAAGTTTTTTATGATTATTTTGACCTTAATACTGAGATTATTGATCAGAATCTAATTACCTATGGAATGACTAAACATTTGGGTTTATATTTAAAGGTAGCAATTCTTTTTATAGGAGGAGCATTAATTTCATTGATGCTCGGCCTTATTCAAACCAGATTTCTTTTAGCTCCAAAAGCAATTAAATTTGATATATCAAAAATAAACCCTATTAAGGGATTTAAAAATCTGTTCAGTATGAAAAAGGTCGTAGAATTGCTTAAAAGTTTGGCTAAATTGGCGGTTGTTGGTATTTTATCTTACCAGATAATTGTTGGAAATATGGAAGCAGTTACGGGATTGGTTGATGAAGATATTTCTGCATCAATAACCTTTACAGTATCATTGATAATGCAAATTATGTTTCAGCTTGGTATAGCCCTTTTGATAATTAGCTTAATAGATTTTTGGTATCAAAGGTACGAATATAAGAAGAACTTGAGAATGACAAAAAAAGAAGTAAAAGACGAGTATAAAGACATGGAAGGAAATCCAGAAGTTAAGAAAAAACAAAAGGAATTTATGCAAAAAATAGTTTTTTCAAGGATGATTCAAGAGGTACCAACTGCAGATGTTGTTGTTACTAATCCTACTCATTATTCTGTTGCCATAAAATATGAATCTGGGGCTATGCCTGCACCAAAAGTTGTTGCAAAAGGTATGGATGAAATTGCGTTTAAAATAAAAGAAGTTGCTCGGGAAAATAGTGTTCCTATTGTTGAAAATCCAGTATTGGCAAGAACGTTATATAGGGATGTTGATATTGACGAGGAAATAACTGAAGAATTATATAAACCTGTTGCCGAGGTTCTTGCTTATGTTTATAATTTAAATAAGTCTTGA
- the fliR gene encoding flagellar biosynthetic protein FliR, producing MEILLDYKLWILFFIMARLVGVTLLIPYFSSTFVPNVVKVFIVVFLSYLILPTVNQVFPIDGNVLMIVYHILINFILGVTIGIMIQLVFYAIQFAGEFMGIQMGFALANVLDPNLNEQVSLISQLSFLFASVIFFLLKGHILMYELIISSFEKVPVLFNLDGGSYIIFAQKLGDILVIGLQFAMPITAFMIFIKVALGIISRLIPQMNVFMVGLPLNILVGFLIIMVVIVTWEEEISQIFLEMYYWVKKSMILLSQ from the coding sequence GTGGAAATACTGTTAGATTACAAATTGTGGATTTTGTTTTTTATAATGGCAAGATTAGTGGGAGTAACTTTGTTGATACCTTATTTCAGCTCCACTTTTGTTCCAAATGTCGTCAAAGTTTTTATTGTTGTTTTTTTGTCCTATCTAATTCTTCCTACCGTGAATCAAGTATTTCCTATAGATGGCAATGTTTTAATGATTGTTTATCATATATTGATCAATTTTATTTTGGGAGTAACCATAGGGATAATGATCCAACTTGTTTTTTATGCGATCCAATTTGCAGGAGAGTTTATGGGTATCCAAATGGGTTTTGCTCTTGCAAACGTTTTAGATCCGAATTTAAATGAACAAGTATCATTAATTTCACAGTTATCTTTTTTGTTTGCATCTGTTATTTTTTTTCTTTTAAAAGGTCATATACTCATGTATGAACTTATAATTTCTTCTTTTGAAAAGGTTCCCGTATTGTTTAATTTAGATGGAGGATCTTATATAATATTTGCACAAAAGTTGGGTGATATATTAGTTATAGGTCTACAATTTGCTATGCCAATAACTGCATTTATGATTTTTATAAAGGTTGCATTGGGAATTATTTCAAGATTAATCCCTCAAATGAACGTTTTTATGGTAGGTTTACCACTCAACATTCTAGTGGGGTTTTTAATTATTATGGTGGTGATCGTAACATGGGAAGAAGAAATATCACAGATATTTTTAGAGATGTATTATTGGGTGAAAAAGTCGATGATTCTTCTTTCTCAATAG
- the fliQ gene encoding flagellar biosynthesis protein FliQ, which produces MTEELFIEAFVSGINVFLTTITPILLISIAVGLIISIFQAVTQIQEQTLTFAPKIIVTFLAIALFFGWMIQEIADYTTMLLTEYMGMI; this is translated from the coding sequence ATGACTGAAGAGTTATTTATTGAGGCTTTTGTTTCGGGGATTAATGTTTTCTTAACTACTATAACCCCAATCTTATTGATAAGTATTGCAGTTGGACTTATCATAAGTATATTTCAAGCTGTTACTCAAATTCAAGAGCAAACTTTAACATTTGCTCCAAAAATAATCGTTACTTTTTTGGCTATAGCATTATTTTTTGGATGGATGATACAAGAAATTGCTGATTATACCACAATGTTGCTTACAGAGTATATGGGAATGATTTAA
- the fliP gene encoding flagellar type III secretion system pore protein FliP (The bacterial flagellar biogenesis protein FliP forms a type III secretion system (T3SS)-type pore required for flagellar assembly.): MKNKVLRIILIIIVLLISVSSFTQTTPGLPDVTISIEGDATNSLTPTLEIILIITVISLAPGFLMLLTSFTRIVVVLGFLRQALGTRQAPPNQVLLALALFLTVMIMFPVFTNVYDNAIVPYNDGEIGYEEALNEGWNQFKEFMTSEIIAHKNQDDVFMLANYLEQPVEDINDTPFQILVPAFALSELEIAFKMGVLIYIPFILVDMVVASILLSMGMMMIPPVLISLPFKIMLFVIVNGWDLLIGSLIRSFRGV, translated from the coding sequence ATGAAAAATAAAGTTTTAAGAATTATATTAATTATAATTGTACTATTGATTTCTGTCTCTTCATTTACTCAAACAACTCCAGGGTTGCCAGATGTAACTATTAGTATTGAAGGAGATGCAACTAATTCTCTAACACCAACATTAGAAATAATTTTAATTATAACTGTAATTTCTTTAGCCCCCGGCTTTTTGATGTTGTTAACTAGTTTTACAAGGATAGTGGTTGTTCTGGGTTTTTTAAGACAGGCGTTGGGTACAAGGCAAGCACCCCCTAATCAAGTTCTTTTAGCTTTAGCTTTATTTTTAACAGTTATGATAATGTTTCCAGTTTTCACTAATGTTTATGACAATGCCATAGTTCCATATAACGATGGTGAAATAGGTTATGAAGAAGCTTTAAACGAAGGTTGGAATCAATTCAAAGAATTCATGACTAGTGAAATTATTGCCCATAAAAATCAAGATGATGTTTTTATGTTGGCAAACTATCTTGAGCAACCCGTTGAAGATATAAATGATACTCCATTTCAAATATTGGTTCCAGCATTTGCTTTGAGCGAACTGGAAATTGCTTTTAAAATGGGTGTTTTAATTTATATACCTTTCATTTTAGTTGATATGGTTGTTGCAAGTATACTTCTTTCTATGGGCATGATGATGATTCCACCAGTTTTGATTTCTTTACCTTTTAAAATTATGCTTTTTGTTATTGTAAATGGATGGGATTTACTAATAGGTAGCTTAATTAGAAGTTTTAGGGGTGTTTGA
- a CDS encoding response regulator, whose amino-acid sequence MAKSVLITDDAAFMRMILKDTLTKAGYEIAGEAANGQEAIEKYKELSPDFVTMDITMPVMDGIQAIKEIKKIDAEAKIIVCSAMGQQAMVIEAIQAGAKDFIVKPFQSNRVIEAIQKLEQS is encoded by the coding sequence ATGGCTAAAAGCGTTTTAATTACAGATGATGCTGCATTTATGAGAATGATTTTGAAAGATACTTTAACTAAAGCTGGATATGAAATAGCGGGAGAAGCTGCTAATGGTCAGGAAGCAATAGAAAAATATAAAGAATTAAGTCCTGATTTTGTTACTATGGATATAACTATGCCAGTTATGGACGGTATTCAAGCTATAAAAGAAATAAAGAAAATTGATGCTGAGGCTAAAATAATTGTTTGTTCAGCTATGGGGCAACAGGCAATGGTTATAGAAGCTATTCAAGCTGGAGCAAAAGATTTTATAGTAAAACCATTCCAATCAAATAGAGTTATAGAAGCCATTCAAAAATTGGAGCAAAGTTAA
- a CDS encoding chemotaxis protein CheW: protein MTDVLSFQIHNQEYAIDVEEIESVVDIEEVTPVPNSKEFINGVINLRGRIVPVVDLTKKINIKLPEEHEFDNILILKIDEQEIGVFVDEVKNVLSIDESNLENIQSKNDVYTGKVKGTIKVQNRLIIYLDIRAVLNLEKID from the coding sequence ATGACAGATGTTCTTTCATTTCAAATTCATAATCAAGAATATGCCATAGATGTTGAAGAAATAGAAAGTGTAGTTGATATAGAAGAAGTAACCCCTGTGCCAAATTCAAAAGAATTTATCAATGGTGTTATAAATTTAAGAGGTAGAATAGTTCCTGTTGTTGATTTAACAAAAAAAATTAACATAAAATTACCTGAAGAACATGAATTTGATAATATATTGATATTAAAAATTGACGAACAAGAAATTGGTGTTTTTGTTGATGAAGTAAAAAATGTTTTATCAATAGATGAATCCAATCTTGAAAATATTCAATCAAAAAATGATGTCTACACGGGGAAAGTAAAAGGAACAATTAAAGTACAAAACCGTTTAATAATATATTTAGATATTAGAGCGGTTTTAAATTTAGAAAAAATAGATTAG
- a CDS encoding chemotaxis protein CheA, with product MSDMDVYLSVFLEEARENVQNLNDNLLSLENDKKNPEILNEIFRIMHTLKGMAGTLGFDELAKMCHSMENSLDNIRNEKIQINGDVLDLLFEGLDALEDSLNDIQEGGRGHTDSVEKTNKKFEILLKEGRISKDSSLNAASEEKPPEETENKIENLSEDEFFIDMDDPTKETMEKVQEKAKEDGLNFYFVKVILKEGVQLKLARAFMIVHKFEEMNSEIVYSKPTSEEIEEEKFDRELIFGVISKHSKNKIISAVKSVSEVDFVLIEDFDEKLFEKEVIEEQEKEENNNADDKSSKKRIKTTQSIRVDIKKLDELMNLMAELVISRSRILETLKKYNIKEVDESLSQLSRITLDLQNIVMKVRMVPVSFVFNRFPRLVRDISKDLKKEINLIIEGEDTELDRTVADEIGDPLIHLIRNSLDHGIESPQKRISRGKSKTGTIKLSARHEGNGVIIEIEDDGNGLDREQIINKAISRGIVDQQKAQSFSDEEVFNLVFESGFSTKEQATELSGRGVGMDVVKSTVESLNGTVSIESEKGKGTKVTIRLPLTLAIIEALLITVNKQVYAIPIANIDTTQKISDGELKEVQDREVFMLRGEVIPTVRLREIFGYERKQNNEQENIVIIKVGNKKFGVIVDKLLGQDDIVIKSLGSLLTDVKEFSGGAILGDGSIALILDVASLI from the coding sequence ATGAGTGATATGGATGTTTATTTAAGTGTATTTTTGGAAGAGGCGAGAGAAAATGTCCAGAATCTTAATGACAATTTACTAAGTTTAGAAAATGATAAAAAAAATCCTGAAATACTAAATGAAATTTTTAGAATTATGCATACTCTAAAAGGGATGGCAGGAACATTAGGTTTTGATGAATTGGCAAAAATGTGTCATTCTATGGAAAATAGTCTTGATAATATAAGAAATGAAAAAATACAAATAAACGGTGATGTATTAGATCTTCTTTTTGAAGGGTTGGATGCTCTTGAAGATTCACTTAATGATATACAAGAAGGTGGAAGAGGGCATACTGACTCAGTAGAAAAAACTAATAAAAAATTTGAGATCTTGCTAAAGGAAGGAAGGATTTCAAAAGACTCATCTTTGAATGCTGCTTCTGAAGAAAAACCTCCAGAAGAAACAGAAAATAAAATTGAAAATTTATCTGAGGATGAATTTTTTATAGATATGGATGATCCAACAAAAGAAACTATGGAAAAGGTCCAAGAAAAAGCCAAAGAAGATGGCTTGAATTTTTATTTTGTAAAAGTTATTTTAAAAGAAGGTGTTCAACTAAAATTAGCAAGAGCATTCATGATTGTTCATAAATTTGAAGAAATGAATAGCGAAATAGTTTATTCAAAACCAACAAGTGAAGAGATTGAAGAGGAAAAATTTGATAGAGAACTTATTTTTGGGGTTATTTCGAAGCACTCAAAAAATAAAATAATTTCTGCTGTTAAATCTGTTTCTGAAGTGGATTTTGTGTTGATAGAAGATTTCGATGAGAAACTTTTTGAAAAAGAAGTAATCGAAGAGCAGGAAAAAGAAGAAAACAATAATGCAGATGATAAATCATCAAAGAAAAGAATTAAAACTACTCAATCAATCAGAGTCGATATTAAAAAGTTAGATGAATTAATGAATCTTATGGCAGAACTTGTTATATCAAGAAGTAGAATACTTGAAACACTTAAAAAGTACAACATAAAAGAAGTAGATGAAAGCTTGTCACAACTTTCAAGAATTACTTTAGACTTACAGAATATAGTTATGAAAGTTAGAATGGTTCCTGTGTCTTTTGTTTTCAATAGATTTCCAAGGCTTGTAAGGGATATATCAAAAGATTTGAAGAAAGAAATTAATCTTATAATCGAAGGAGAAGATACAGAATTAGATAGAACTGTTGCTGATGAAATCGGAGATCCTTTAATCCATTTAATAAGAAACTCATTAGACCATGGTATAGAATCTCCTCAAAAAAGAATTTCAAGAGGAAAATCAAAAACTGGTACAATAAAGCTCTCTGCAAGACACGAAGGCAATGGAGTAATAATTGAAATAGAAGACGATGGAAATGGATTAGATAGAGAACAAATAATAAACAAAGCTATAAGTAGAGGTATAGTTGATCAACAAAAAGCTCAATCTTTCTCGGATGAAGAAGTTTTTAATTTAGTCTTTGAATCCGGTTTTTCTACAAAAGAACAGGCTACAGAATTATCTGGTAGAGGAGTTGGAATGGATGTAGTTAAATCTACAGTAGAAAGTTTAAACGGGACTGTATCTATAGAATCTGAAAAAGGCAAGGGAACAAAAGTTACAATTAGGCTTCCTTTGACATTGGCTATTATTGAAGCATTGTTAATCACAGTCAATAAGCAAGTTTATGCAATACCTATTGCAAATATAGACACAACTCAAAAGATTAGTGATGGGGAGTTAAAAGAAGTACAAGACAGAGAAGTATTTATGCTTAGAGGCGAAGTTATACCTACAGTACGATTGAGAGAAATATTTGGTTATGAAAGAAAACAAAATAATGAGCAAGAAAATATTGTTATCATAAAAGTTGGTAATAAGAAGTTTGGAGTTATTGTTGATAAGTTGTTGGGTCAAGATGATATCGTAATTAAATCATTAGGTTCTTTATTAACTGATGTAAAAGAATTTAGTGGTGGGGCAATACTTGGAGACGGTAGCATTGCATTAATTTTAGATGTTGCGTCATTAATTTAA
- a CDS encoding nicotinamide-nucleotide amidohydrolase family protein yields MKVSILATGNEIVDKKVEETNSKYIVEKIRSESLNIKNILAIKDDRESFYKSLKFLSEDSDIIFIIGGLGPTLDDITIESVSDFYGLELIEDRKVKEKILNYHKNKGQISEFGVKKQSKVIKSAEIFYNDFGTAPGQVIKIDNKMIIILPGPPHEFSNVFDNIYDKFDIFKNDDKIKSNLYFYGVTEMDLTKKIEYLKIKEDYGIYIIKNLGLRLDINYDEEIFKFFRNEYGSRFLGTKNLLENFFEIFINNKLTLALAESCTGGKLSDYITSKSGSSKFFKGSFITYSNELKNKILNVNLNTLNRFGAVSKECVLEMSKGLKNITNSDVCISISGIAGPTGGTKEKPVGTVYFGLIIDDEEYSFKKIFNGEREDVKEKAVYYSLWKALDLLQMTGRLSNE; encoded by the coding sequence TTGAAAGTATCCATACTTGCTACTGGAAACGAAATAGTTGATAAAAAGGTGGAAGAGACAAATTCTAAGTATATTGTAGAAAAAATTCGTAGTGAAAGTTTAAATATAAAAAATATTTTGGCTATTAAAGATGATAGAGAAAGTTTTTATAAATCTTTAAAGTTTTTATCCGAAGATTCTGATATTATATTTATAATTGGGGGGTTAGGACCAACCTTAGATGACATAACAATAGAATCAGTATCAGATTTTTATGGTCTTGAATTGATAGAGGATAGAAAGGTCAAAGAAAAGATCTTGAATTACCATAAAAATAAAGGGCAAATTAGTGAGTTTGGAGTAAAAAAACAATCGAAAGTTATAAAAAGTGCTGAAATATTTTACAATGATTTTGGAACGGCCCCTGGACAGGTAATAAAAATAGACAATAAGATGATAATTATACTACCAGGGCCACCACATGAATTTTCGAATGTTTTTGATAATATTTATGATAAATTTGATATTTTTAAAAATGATGATAAGATAAAATCGAATTTGTATTTTTATGGTGTTACTGAAATGGATTTAACCAAAAAAATTGAATATTTAAAAATAAAAGAAGATTACGGAATATATATCATAAAAAATTTGGGGTTAAGGCTTGATATTAACTATGATGAAGAGATTTTTAAATTCTTTAGGAATGAATACGGAAGTAGATTTTTAGGTACAAAAAATCTTTTAGAAAATTTTTTTGAAATTTTTATTAATAATAAATTGACCTTAGCATTAGCTGAATCATGCACTGGTGGGAAACTATCAGATTACATAACGAGTAAAAGCGGTTCTTCTAAATTTTTCAAGGGAAGTTTCATAACTTATTCAAATGAGTTAAAAAACAAAATTTTGAATGTAAATTTGAATACTCTTAATAGATTTGGTGCTGTTTCAAAAGAATGTGTGTTAGAAATGTCAAAAGGGTTAAAAAATATTACAAATTCAGATGTATGTATATCAATATCTGGAATTGCTGGTCCAACAGGTGGAACAAAAGAAAAACCTGTAGGAACTGTGTATTTTGGTTTAATTATAGATGATGAAGAATACTCATTTAAAAAAATATTCAATGGAGAAAGAGAAGATGTTAAAGAAAAGGCTGTGTACTATAGTTTATGGAAAGCACTTGATCTACTTCAAATGACAGGGAGGTTATCTAATGAGTGA